A region from the Medicago truncatula cultivar Jemalong A17 chromosome 6, MtrunA17r5.0-ANR, whole genome shotgun sequence genome encodes:
- the LOC25496117 gene encoding probable LRR receptor-like serine/threonine-protein kinase At3g47570 → MWFGPNKITAVTAIGNQTDHLALLKFKESISSDPYNALESWNSSIHFCKWQGITCSPMHERVTELSLKRYQLHGSLSPHVCNLTFLKTLDIGDNNFFGEIPQELGQLLHLQRLSLSNNSFVGEIPTNLTYCSNLKLLFLNGNHLNGKIPTEIGSLKKLQRMTVWRNKLTGGIPSFIGNLSSLTRLSASRNNFEGDIPQEICCCKHLTFLALGENNLSGKIPSCLYNISSLIALAVTQNNLHGSFPPNMFHTLPNLQIFDFAANQFSGPIPISIANASALQILDLGDNMNLVGQVPSLGNLQDLSNLNLQSNNLGNISTMDLEFLKYLTNCSKLHKLSISYNNFGGHLPNSIGNLSTELIQLYMGDNQISGKIPAEFGRLIGLILLTMESNCLEGIIPTTFGKFQKMQVLYLWKNKLSGDIPPFIGNLSQLFKLELDHNMFQGSIPPSIGNCQNLQYLYLFHNKLRGTIPVEVLNIFSLLVLDLSHNSLSGTLPTEVGMLKNIEDLDVSENHLSGDIPREIGECTILEYIRLQRNIFNGTIPSSLASLKGLQYLDVSRNQLSGSIPDGMQNISVLEYLNVSFNILEGEVPTNGVFGNASQIEVIGNKKLCGGISHLHLPPCPIKGRKHAKQHKFRLIAVIVSAVSFILILSFIITIYMMRKRNQKRSFDSPTIDQLAKVSYQELHVGTDGFSDRNLIGSGSFGSVYRGNIVSEDNVVAIKVLNLQKKGAHKSFIVECNALKNIRHRNLVRVLTCCSSTNYKGQEFKALVFEYMENGSLEQWLHPQILNASPPTTLNLGHRLNIIIDVASALHYLHRECEQLILHCDLKPSNVLLDGDMVAHVSDFGIARLVSTISGTSNKNTSTIGIKGTVGYAPPEYGMGSEVSTCGDMYSFGILMLEMLTGRRPTDELFEDGQNLHNFVTNSFPDNLIKMLDPHLLPRAEDGAREDGNHEILIPTVEECLVSLFRIGLLCSLESPKERMNIVDVTRELTTIQKVFLAGFEQNF, encoded by the exons ATGTGGTTTGGTCCAAACAAAATTACGGCAGTGACTGCAATAGGAAACCAAACTGATCATTTGGCATTGCTCAAATTCAAAGAATCAATTTCTAGTGACCCATACAATGCTCTTGAATCTTGGAATTCTTCCATCCATTTCTGCAAGTGGCAAGGAATCACATGCAGCCCCATGCATGAACGAGTTACAGAGTTGAGCCTAAAAAGATATCAGTTACATGGATCTTTATCTCCCCATGTTTGCAATCTCACTTTTCTGAAAACTCTCGACATTGGAGACAACAACTTCTTCGGAGAAATTCCACAGGAGTTGGGTCAGTTGCTACATTTGCAACGACTTTCTCTCAGCAATAACTCTTTTGTAGGTGAGATTCCAACAAACTTGACATATTGCTCCAATCtcaaattattgtttttgaatgGGAACCATCTCAATGGTAAAATACCAACTGAAATCGGCTCTTTGAAAAAGCTTCAAAGAATGACTGTTTGGAGAAACAAGTTAACTGGTGGAATCCCTTCATTCATAGGAAATCTTTCAAGCTTAACACGTCTATCAGCTTCTCGTAACAATTTTGAGGGAGATATTCCACAAGAAATATGTTGCTGCAAACACTTGACATTTTTAGCTTTGGGTGAGAACAATTTGTCCGGTAAGATTCCTTCTTGTCTTTATAATATCTCATCACTTATTGCCCTTGCGGTAACACAAAATAACCTTCATGGCTCTTTTCCACCCAACATGTTCCACACCCTCCCCAATCTTCAAATATTCGATTTTGCAGCAAATCAATTCTCAGGTCCAATCCCTATTTCGATTGCAAATGCTTCTGCCCTACAAATATTAGACTTAGGAGACAACATGAATTTGGTTGGACAAGTTCCAAGTCTAGGGAATTTACAAGACCTTTCCAATCTAAATTTGCAATCAAACAATTTAGGTAACATTTCAACTATGGATTtagaatttctaaaatatttgaCTAATTGCAGTAAACTACACAAGCTTTCGATATCTTATAATAATTTTGGAGGCCATTTGCCAAATTCCATAGGGAATTTATCCACTGAACTTATTCAACTGTATATGGGGGATAATCAAATATCAGGAAAAATTCCTGCAGAATTTGGACGTCTAATTGGCTTAATTCTATTGACCATGGAGTCTAACTGCTTGGAGGGAATTATTCCAACTACTTTTGGGAAGTTCCAAAAGATGCAGGTATTATATTTGTGGAAAAACAAGTTGTCAGGAGATATTCCACCGTTCATAGGGAATCTCAGTCAATTGTTTAAATTAGAATTAGATCATAACATGTTTCAAGGAAGTATTCCTCCAAGCATAGGAAACTGTCAAAATTTACAATATCTGTATCTTTTTCATAATAAGCTTAGAGGAACCATACCTGTAGaggttttaaatattttttcattattagtATTAGACCTGTCACATAACTCTTTGAGCGGTACCTTACCAACAGAAGTGggtatgttaaaaaatattgaagattTAGATGTCTCTGAGAATCATCTATCTGGTGATATTCCGAGAGAAATTGGTGAATGTACAATCTTAGAATATATTCGTTTGCAAAGGAACATCTTCAATGGAACAATACCGTCCTCTTTAGCTTCTCTCAAAGGTCTTCAATATTTAGACGTTTCAAGAAATCAATTGTCTGGATCAATTCCTGATGGTATGCAAAATATCTCTGTTTTAGAATATTTGAATGTTTCTTTTAACATATTGGAAGGAGAGGTACCGACAAATGGTGTATTTGGAAATGCAAGCCAAATAGAAGTGATTGGAAACAAAAAGCTTTGTGGAGGTATTTCCCATCTGCATCTACCACCATGCCCTATCAAGGGTAGGAAACATGCAAAGCAACACAAGTTCAGGTTGATAGCAGTGATAGTTAGTGCGGTTTCTTTTATTCTCATACTTTCATTTATCATAACTATCTACATGATGAGGAAAAGAAATCAAAAGAGATCTTTTGATTCACCTACAATTGATCAACTAGCTAAGGTTTCATACCAAGAATTACATGTTGGAACCGATGGATTCTCAGATAGAAACTTGATCGGATCAGGAAGTTTTGGTTCCGTATACAGAGGAAATATTGTTTCAGAAGATAATGTTGTTGCAATAAAAGTCTTGAACCTCCAGAAAAAGGGAGCTCACAAGAGTTTCATTGTTGAATGTAACGCACTCAAAAATATTAGACACCGAAATTTGGTTAGGGTTTTAACATGTTGTTCTAGCACAAATTACAAAGGTCAAGAATTTAAAGCTCTAGTTTTTGAATACATGGAAAATGGAAGCTTAGAACAGTGGTTACATCCTCAAATTTTGAATGCGAGTCCTCCAACAACATTGAACCTTGGTCATagattaaacatcatcatcgaTGTTGCTTCTGCATTACATTATCTTCATCGAGAATGTGAGCAGTTAATCCTTCACTGTGATCTAAAGCCAAGCAATGTCCTTCTTGATGGTGACATGGTTGCTCATGTGAGTGATTTTGGAATAGCAAGACTTGTCTCAACCATTTCCGGTACCTCTAATAAGAATACTAGCACAATTGGAATAAAAGGAACAGTTGGTTATGCTCCTCCGG AGTATGGGATGGGTTCAGAAGTATCCACATGTGGTGACATGTATAGCTTTGGAATCCTTATGCTGGAAATGCTTACTGGTAGAAGACCCACTGATGAACTTTTTGAAGATGGTCAAAATCTGCATAACTTTGTTACAAATTCATTTCCTGATAATCTAATAAAGATGTTGGATCCACATCTTTTACCAAGAGCTGAAGATGGAGCAAGAGAAGATGGAAATCATGAGATTCTTATTCCAACTGTAGAGGAGTGCTTAGTTTCACTTTTTAGGATTGGACTTTTATGTTCATTGGAATCaccaaaagaaagaatgaatatTGTCGATGTCACTAGAGAGCTTACCACAATCCAGAAGGTCTTTCTAGCTG GTTTTGAACAAAATTTCTAA